Proteins encoded in a region of the Thunnus maccoyii chromosome 4, fThuMac1.1, whole genome shotgun sequence genome:
- the LOC121895271 gene encoding uncharacterized protein LOC121895271: protein MAQVKQQDDDGTNAVASSVVLHSVVVKQVQDTALIPDLTSSSPPTTQRTPPPYQEGAAAWEQVSGITEGINRLSLNSPVSQKAPSLYPDLTKLSGEERSVTDPPISSRTRQHCDLSQKKLSDLVAPLIELPNPRQGEGQPDSVWVFCNWTKEDVRKAVDGIPHPRKDVQAYVNKMYGLYNSYRLNGEEMTNCLMQSLTTDWATVNVDWRPMGENGEPLLWDRDRTLGLGPQLNQMAETLRETFGRRNDWAEIDAVVQEEKETVAQYAARLTEAFHGHSGLEPRIGDEVNPRYESQLTSCLLRGLKPQIANWIKKHLVGWEGEQRRVILAHAKHAEKVLENVDKKHKKVVMVAFSLLSPIGRKLFAIAVGKEATSPENAEVPCQLRTPGGAEVKAVDGAGEDLKRLGAE, encoded by the coding sequence ATGGCCCAAGTAAAACAACAAGATGATGATGGAACTAATGCTGTGGCAAGCTCTGTTGTCTTGCACTCTGTTGTGGTTAAACAGGTACAGGACACCGCTCTGATCCCCGACCTCACGTCATCCTCGCCTCCGACCACACAGCGTACCCCGCCACCGTACCAGGAAGGAGCCGCAGCTTGGGAACAGGTAAGTGGAATCACAGAGGGTATAAACAGATTGAGCCTGAATAGCCCTGTATCTCAAAAAGCACCATCTCTCTATCCTGATCTGACCAAATTAAGTGGGGAGGAGAGGTCTGTAACAGATCCTCCGATATCAAGCAGAACCAGACAACATTGTGACCTGTCACAGAAAAAACTGTCCGATTTAGTAGCGCCACTGATTGAACTGCCGAATCCCAGACAAGGGGAAGGGCAACCTGATTCGGTTTGGGTCTTCTGTAATTGGACAAAGGAGGACGTGAGAAAGGCAGTAGATGGGATTCCTCATCCACGTAAAGATGTGCAAGCATACGTCAATAAAATGTATGGGCTGTATAATAGCTATAGGCTAAACGGGGAAGAAATGACTAACTGTCTCATGCAAAGTTTGACTACTGATTGGGCGACTGTAAATGTTGATTGGAGACCTATGGGGGAAAACGGTGAGCCGCTCCTGTGGGACCGAGATAGAACGCTCGGGCTCGGTCCACAGCTGAACCAAATGGCAGAGACTCTTCGGGAAACATTTGGCCGGAGAAATGATTGGGCTGAAATTGATGCTGTGGtacaagaggagaaagagacagtaGCACAATATGCTGCCAGGCTCACGGAAGCATTTCATGGACACAGTGGGCTGGAGCCGCGAATCGGAGATGAGGTTAATCCACGCTACGAGTCACAGTTAACATCCTGCCTTCTGAGGGGTTTAAAACCACAGATTGCAAATtggataaaaaaacatttggtcgGATGGGAAGGAGAGCAGAGAAGGGTTATTCTCGCACATGCTAAACACGCTGAAAAAGTTCTGGAAAATGTAgataagaaacataaaaaagtagTGATGGTTGCTTTTTCTCTTCTGAGTCCCATAGGAAGGAAATTATTTGCTATCGCTGTGGGAAAAGAGGCCACATCGCCAGAGAATGCAGAAGTCCCATGCCAGCTGCGGACACCAGGCGGGGCGGAGGTCAAGGCGGTGGACGGGGCAGGAGAGGACCTTAAAAGGTTGGGTGCAGAATGA